CCTGCTGTAGCTTTAATTTGCCTTTTTTATCAAAGTTTCACAAGCTTAACTCTTTTAATTGGAGAATTAGATTTTTGCTAATGATGTGTTGAACTCCACATTCCAgtcctgtcctgtttgtgtATCTGTAGGTAAACAGTGGCAAAGGAGGAAGTTTTCTGACTCtttctgatttaaaaatgacaaatacatttttccactTCCTTTAATGTCCACATGTCCGTCCTTCGTATTGAACGCTTGCCGCGTCACATATGACCACACACTGTGCATTCACCAGGAAATGATGTATTGTTTGTATCTAATGTTTATGTGCAGTCAACACTCCCTCACGTCCCCTAGAAACCCAGCAGAAGTCTGATGTGAAATCAGCTCCACTGTATATCCTGAAGAGTGCCTTTTCTGTCTATACACtgatataacataatatatgtacccccccccccaagctaGTAGATAAAACTTCATCAGCATGTCGACACGGAGCGTCTAATCAGAAAGTCCCCTTTTGAATGTGCACGTGCACTTTGAAGTACCATGATAGGACAGGAAATCATAACTCTCAGCATTTCTTTTGTCTTGACAAGCTGCAGATTTCCACAAGAGCTGAGCTTTAACACTTTAAACTtcctacatttttatttctccctACATAGAACACTGGTCGTGGACTCTCTCATCATCCCTCTTCTGTGTTTCCTAAACCTTTGTGACGCTTCAGTCGGTCCAGATGGAAGCCAAAGGAAAGTATGATTTCATTGCAACAGCAAACGACGAGCTCAGCTTCAGAAAGGGCGACATACTtaaggtcagtgtgtgttgctTGGACGATGAGTTTCTTTCAATATagcttcaaaatgttttattacctCTGTATGAATTCTTGTTTCTTTCCCTTTGCCGGTCAGCTTTTAAGCCCACAGGATGAGTGGTATAAAGCTGAGATGAACGGACAGGAAGGATTCGTACCGCAAAACTACATCGAGATGCAGACTCCGAGGTGAGAGGCATCCAGTTaaatgctctcacacacacaaatcctccTGCAATCCTTCCTGCAACAGAACTGCAGATAAAACTCAAACAATGAGATAAGATCTGTACTTGTTTTTGCTTGTGGCTcagtgtcactcagactcattcTTTACAATAAATTCCACAAAGTTCCCTCTCAGAAGAGACCGGGAACAGGGCTCAGCACCATCACAAAGGGTCATCAACACAAAGAGTCTGATTCCAGGAAGAAACAGATGAACGTGTTAAGGAGGAGTTACAGCAGGTTATTTGACACTggctgtaggtgtgtgtgtggttttcatCTGATTAGCGACAGCATgatatcctgtgtgtgtgtgtctgtgtgtgtgttcaggtggttTCGGGAGAACGCCAGTCGCAGCGCTGCAGAGGAGCTCCTGAGGTACAAAGACATCGGAGACTTTGTGATCCGAGGGTGTCAGAGTTCCCCTGGAGacttctccatctctgtcaaGTGAGTGAAAATGGGACGACTGATAAACTCATTAAGACAGTTTTGAGTCTGATACAAACAGCTGAGGTCCAAACATAAAATCAATCAGATTTATTATTGACGAGACGATTGGCTCACAGTCAGAATCAATCTTAATTGAACAGAACTGATTTGAAGAGAGATTTGAagttgtttcagttgttttctgttttttttccagaaattcCTGACATTACCATTCCAATAGAAACAACATAGCCACGTATTTATATCAGATCTAACTAGTATTATTACCAATCTAGCTGTTGAACTGGTTGGTTTTTTAACGCATAAAACCCAGATTTAAATCTGTTAAAAGGTCAATACTTCCCCTCTACGCCCATCAACATCTAGAAAAGAAGTAAACTGTGAGTCACCATCTCGCCCTCTGAGTGTATCTAATGCGCTGCAAACCCTGCAAGACTTCACGTATTTACAAGCAGCTGCAGAGGCAGCGGGAGAGTAAACAAGACTGAGTGCAGCAGCCCTCCAGAATGACGTTCACTTCGTTCATTTTGTCTGCAGACATTAAGAAcaaaactttctttctttctttcttgtatAAGAAAAGATTACAAATAGCTTTACAAATGGTAAAACTTTTTGAAATGTGTTGCATTTAAAGTGGCCGACCcgataaaaaaaacccacagttGTCTTTGTAAGCTGGCACTAGAGGAAGTGCATGTGTAAGAGTAAGATCTAGTTCACACAATACAGACAATTTTTCACAATTAGTGACAATATTTCTTGTGAACTCTCACAGAACAGAAATGCACCACACATTAGTCAAACAGGCCATTTCCTGCCTAAAACCACATTTTGTTGATACCAATTCtacatcaaaatgaaataaacccTTCACCAACACACGGAAAACCCAAGTCAATATCAGATCTTTCTTTAAAAGCATGAGCACATGACTTCTACCCAAGAGGAACTTACAGTCAAGCGTAGCACCTACAACTTTTAACATACCAGTAGTTAATGacattacaaaaaataatggtATGTGACAGAATAGCTGTAATAACATCTTTATCAGCACCATGAACTGCTCTGATCTATGGCCACCCCAGgcattattttctctctctctgctcctctgtgttgttCTGCATCCACAATGAACGAAATCAACCCCCAAAGTcccattttgactttttgtccATGTAAGTGAAAGAACTTCAACACCTGACTATTTGTCCATGTTCCAACCATCTGTTCATTCAAAAATGCTCATCAGCTGTTTGAACATAGCATTTGAGCTACTGTTGTTGCATTAGTGGAACATTACTATTAGTATATTTAAGGTTTTGAACAGTAGGTTTTCACGTCTGCAATGCTGTATGCAAGCATTTGTAAAAGACAAGAAAGATCCATAATTTTGGTATTGTGTAAGCTTGTATGTAAAGGAAATTTAAACATTATAGAAATGTGTTAATTGACTGCATGCTGTGTGAAAACAACATGAGTTGTGGTAGTGGTATGGTCCACTGCCGATAGATGTACTTGCTAACATGCTTGCTATGTTGTGAGTCCAGATTGGATGACAggatatagaaataaaatattatataatattttgtaattatataAACTATATTAAAATGTTGCTTCTTGCCGGAGGTCCTCCATAATGGCCACCATTCCTTTCTGTTAAAGCTTTGATGTTGCAGTTTTGCATGTTGGCCAGCAGAGGACAATCCAGCCAAGGAAACAGCTGAGGAATCCTCTGGAATGAGGGAGCGTTCGGGTCCAGCTAATATTACATGTCAACAGCACATGCTTTACCTTCCCTCAGACACGAGAGTGACGTCCAGCACTTCAAGGTGATGAGAGACAACAAAGGCCAGTACTTCCTGTGGTCTGAGAAGTTCACCTCCCTAAACAAGCTGGTGGAGTTCTACAAGACCACCTCCATCTCTAAAACCAGGGAGATCTACCTCAACGATGGCAGCGTGGACAGTAGGAGCCCCTCGGGGGTCCAGTCGGTAAGAGACTACTCTGCTGAGGACAGGTtctcagctctgtttcaccGTTCACCTTAAATACAGCTCACCTGCTCAAATCGGACTGACGTGGTAAGAAATAGAGCCTGTGTGTCATTTCTAccaacctttaaaaacaaagtgctttgacagacaaaagcaggagACTATGGAGGCAATGAAACAACTGGAAGTTAAGTTAAGGAAGTTGcagcaagaaaatgaaagaaggTTGATGCAAGAACAggaagacaataaaaaacattaaaaatgtaaaaagtattaaaaaagaGAATCAAAGCAATAAAAAGGATGATATCACATAAGAAGTCTATTAAAAATGGGGTTTAAGAAGTGTTTTAAAAGAGGTCACCGACTCTGAGAGCCTGACATTTAAGGCTGCTATTAATTCAAATGATTCATTAATACCAGTTCTTCTCTTTATTGACAGGACAGTTCTGGTTAAATTCTTCTTGTATTCTTCCCACTTCTCTTACTCTAATAATTAATGtctaaataaacacaatgacTTGTAAGAACTTAGTACGACTTTATTTATGTGAGattcagagggaaacatttggCAAAATGAGcagattatagattatagattattaaTCTCTTAtttagtccataaaatgtcaagaaattgtgaaaaatgtccatcccAGTCTGCCAAAATCAATACCTTGTTGTGTCCAATCAACTGTCCAAGATACTCAGTTTATTATCACAGAAGTGAAAGAAGATGGAACCAGTGACGCTTTGAGATTAAAAGGCCCAAACAGA
This genomic window from Pempheris klunzingeri isolate RE-2024b chromosome 17, fPemKlu1.hap1, whole genome shotgun sequence contains:
- the grap2a gene encoding GRB2-related adapter protein 2a; protein product: MEAKGKYDFIATANDELSFRKGDILKLLSPQDEWYKAEMNGQEGFVPQNYIEMQTPRWFRENASRSAAEELLRYKDIGDFVIRGCQSSPGDFSISVKHESDVQHFKVMRDNKGQYFLWSEKFTSLNKLVEFYKTTSISKTREIYLNDGSVDSRSPSGVQSVKRGSLPEQQNTAAAVSAAPRRASDQPNNQLAKKVGLEERAHTIGHTGRSSPVCSAYPPRRTSETLPQRASTMQVKALYNFTAEEDDELGFCVNDIIEVLDRSDPSWWKGRLRGKSGLFPANYTTQL